In the genome of Bacillus clarus, the window TCCTGAAACTTTTGTGCTAATATTCTGTTTACTCAATTTGGAATCATCCCCTTTAGTTACAATTATGTGTAAAAGACTTTATGAAATCAATTAAAAGAAGGAATGATTAATTAAATATGAATAATATATACATATTTAATTAACATAACGCATCATTATCGGTAGCAAGGACAAGGGGGAATCCTTGTTTTAAAGCGGATTTCTTTTTGTCCTTGTTTTAATATTTCTATACACGATTTTATACATTGTGGAGATAATGGGGGTTTTCCGGTTTACGAATGTCCTGTATTAGTACAAAAATCCGTATAGAATTCTGTATAAAAAAGCCCTGCATATAAGCAAGGCTTTTTTTATTTCCAAAATTGCCACCACTTTTTTTGTTGGGTGCTTGCAATCAATTTTTTAGTTTCCTGGTTTTCACGGATTATAGTCATTAGGTTTTGATCACGTTCATCCATTCTTTGAATCACAGCTTTTTGAAAATCCTGTTGTTGTTTTTGCTGTTCAGCTTGTTGTTTAACTAGCCCTTTTAGTTCTTCAAGTTGTTCGCTTTGGTTTTTATTAATCTGTTCAAGTTGTCCAAGCCGTTCATGCAACCCGTTCATGGTGTCCAAGATGTTCATAGATAAAGGTTCTACTCCATTGTTATCTGTTGAGACAGTAATGATTAAGGGTACTCCACTTGCTTGTAATTTTTTATTAACTTCCTCTTCATTCATGTTATCGTTATACAACTTTTTTATCTGTTTCATGATTTTTACAGAATCAGAATGAATAAAATATTTGCTACGATTTCCTTGTTTTACTGTAAGGAATTGTTCATGTCTTCTTATATAGCGCTTTAATGTATTTTCAGATACATCAACTTTTTTAGCAAGATCATTTACGCTTATCCATTCTTGGTTGTTTTCCATCATGAACACCTCCAATCTGTTCAAATGTCCATCTATCTTCCATCCATTCATACTAAAAAATTCTATATATATCAAGCAATTACCTGTGAACTGTTCATTCTGTTCACGCAATCTGTTCATTCTATTCACATAAAAATATACACATGCTTATTCCCTTAAAAGAATAGGAAAGAAGAATAAAATATATTGGGAATCCCTAAAATTTTCAGGAATATAATATATATAGTATAAGGGCGCGATACCCTGCCATTCTAATCTACCCTTAGACTATGGATATTCCAAATAAATTACATGTTTTGATAATAATTGTTGTTAACTTGGACAACCCATATATACAAAGATTTATACAAAAATTACAAAACAATAAAACAGAAAATCCGCACTGTTATAGGAATGTATAAAATAGAGCATAAAGAATGAGTCGTAAACTATGCGCAAAATGTTGATATCATGAGGATTTTTAAAAGAAGGAATTTTCGATAATGTTACGTTATGTTAATCGAGCATGTATATCATATACAACAAAAATCACAAGATGTATTACTCCTTCCTAATGGTATAATAAGGAAAAAAGGAAGGGGAAGCTCAATGAATTTCATACAAGTTTTTGATGCTATATTCAGTATACTGCATGACTTTTTTTCAAAGGGAATTTGGATAGTCCTGTTCTTCTTTTTCTTGAATAAATTGTACGAGAACCAAAGATTGGCAACAACATCACGTATAATTACTATCATTCTTCTTGGACTTTATCTCTTATACATTATTTTAAGACCACTATTCTACTTCCAATAACGAAAATTATGTAAATACGAAACCCCTTCAGTAAGTAAATTGAAGGGGTTTTTTCTAGATACAGTGACTACTGATAAGTGGGGTTATGTTAACTATATATCGAATGTATAAAGGATTTTTATATTTAAATTTAGAAATTAAATGTTAATAGTTCTTAATTTTGGGATAAGAAGGGATATATGAATATGATGAAAAAGACTTTAGGAATATTTGCTACTTTAATAGTCGAAGGAGTTATTGTCTACATTGTATCAAAGTTTTTGGATTGGAAATTCATTGATATAACTTTTTTTGCTGGAATCTGTATTACTTTAATTATTGGATTTTTCAGTAGCAAAGGTGGATTTTCTAGTAATAGGGTTAGGCTCCAAATTCAAGCCCAAACTGGTATAAAAATGGAGGAGGAAAAATTTGAATTAAACATGAATCCTATTTTTATTGGATCTATTATTTATACCGTAGTTTCATTGCTATTTGTAGTAATAGGATATTGGAAATATTTTATTTAATATTGTTTACTTTGATTTATGGAAATCATGTGAAAAATCTAGTCTGAATTTGATTTGTTCTTTTTTGTTCATGGATTTTCTACCTCTTTATTTACAATATTTTGAATGTATACTTTTGTTGTGTATTTTGATAATATTAGGGAATTTGTTGTGAAGTCAATGTTTAAGGTGATTCGAATGTAAACTAATATTCCAAAGTTTACTTTTAGGTGTGAGAAAAAGAATTTTTCTCTATGCAATGGTTAGGTATTATTTTTCAAGAAAAGTATTCAAACAATCTTTACTTCTTCTTCGTTGCATTTTGCAAGTTTAGTTGGTTTTTAGTCTTTGTCAAGTCGAACAAGTTAGCACTCACACCTAAAAACAAGGAGTTGTGATAAAATAAAATTAAAAAGAAATGAGTGATAATTTTGATCAAAGAAAGACGTTGGGTAGTTGGGTTTGGTTTATTAAGCGCTTCTTCTTTTATAAGTGGAATTGCTATTAAAGATTTAATCCCATATTCTTCTTTGGTAGGTTATTTTTTCGGTGTTGTTTTTATCCTTTGTGCAGCATTATCAACAAGAAAAAATAATAAAGAGAAAAGCTGATGTTATAACATCAGCTTTTCTCTTTATTATTTTTAAACCAATCTTGATATGTTTTTTCTGAATGTTCTCCTGATATTCTATTAATTTCTTTTCCATTTTTATAGAATACAATTGTTGGTGTTCCTTCAATTTTGAAAAGATCCCATCCTTCTTTATATTCCTCTAAATTTAAAACTTCCATATTGATATTTAGTTTTTGACTTAAAGGTACTACAATCGGTGAAGTTTTGGCACAATGAGAACAATTTGTTTGATAAAAATAGATCGTTTTTTCTTTGTTATTAGCTATATCTTTTTGTAATTGTTTTGGAGTGATTTGATTTTTATAGTAATCATCTTTTGTATTTGTTATTAAAAATATAGCAGTAAATAATATTATGATAATTGAACTAAAAATAAGTATTTTTTTCATGTTTAATGTTCTCCTTTGTTATTTTTTATTAACATAAAACTACAAATTATGATTATAAGAAAAGCAATTAAGCATAAAAATGGAATTGTGATAAATCCAAACCAGTTTAAATAATCTGTAGTACATGGTATTCTTCCACATGTCGGTGAATCCAAAATAGTTATAATCTTTTGAATTGCATAATGGTAAATAGATATAATTATACCGATAATAGAAATTATTAAACTATAGGTACTAATTTTGTAATCTTTTTTTATAATAGCTATTCCTAATAAGATAACTAAAGGATACATAA includes:
- a CDS encoding DUF3967 domain-containing protein; the protein is MMENNQEWISVNDLAKKVDVSENTLKRYIRRHEQFLTVKQGNRSKYFIHSDSVKIMKQIKKLYNDNMNEEEVNKKLQASGVPLIITVSTDNNGVEPLSMNILDTMNGLHERLGQLEQINKNQSEQLEELKGLVKQQAEQQKQQQDFQKAVIQRMDERDQNLMTIIRENQETKKLIASTQQKKWWQFWK
- a CDS encoding disulfide oxidoreductase — protein: MSKSKRLENILFIAWAVSFIATCGSLYLSEILKFEPCNLCWYQRIFMYPLVILLGIAIIKKDYKISTYSLIISIIGIIISIYHYAIQKIITILDSPTCGRIPCTTDYLNWFGFITIPFLCLIAFLIIIICSFMLIKNNKGEH
- a CDS encoding thioredoxin family protein, with the translated sequence MKKILIFSSIIIILFTAIFLITNTKDDYYKNQITPKQLQKDIANNKEKTIYFYQTNCSHCAKTSPIVVPLSQKLNINMEVLNLEEYKEGWDLFKIEGTPTIVFYKNGKEINRISGEHSEKTYQDWFKNNKEKS